CGATTCGTGTCGAACCCCTTGACGCACGCAGACCTCGGGCATATATTCACCCCTATGGGTGAATATCAACTCGACACCGTGCTCAGCGCCGTCGCCGACCCCACGCGACGCGCGATCCTCGACCGCCTCCGCGTCTCCGACGCTCGGGTCACCGAACTCGCGCGCGAGTTCCCGATCTCGCTGAACTCCACGAGCAAGCACATCAAGGTGCTCGAGCGCGCCCGACTCGTGGAGCGGCATGTGCGCGGCCGCGACCACGTGCTCTCGCTCCGCGCCGAGGCGCTCGGCGAGGCGGTCGCCTGGATGACGCAGTACCGCGAGTTCTGGGAGCAGCGCCTCGCCGCGCTCGAGGCGTTCGTGCTCGCCGACGCCGATGCCGACGGTGATGTCGACACCGACACCGCGAGTGGAGCAGAGCGATGACCGCGGTCGTCACGGTCAGCCGGCGCATCGCGGCATCCGCCGAGCGTCTCTTCGACGCGTGGCTCGACCCGAAGAGCCTCGCCGTGTGGATGCGCCGCGACGGCAGCGCCCCGTCGGGCGCGGTCGCCGATCGCCGGGTCGGCGGCGCGTTCGCGATCACGATGCACGACCCGAACGGTTCGTTCGTGCACGCGGGCAACTACACGGTCATCGACCGGCCGCACACGCTCGAGTTCACCTGGCGCTCGGCCGCCACGCACCAGACCGACTCGGTGGTGCGCGTCACCTTCACGCCCGACGGCGATGCCACCGTCGTCGAGGTGCGCCACGAGCTGCTTCCCGACGCAGAGGCCGTGCAGCGGCACACCGAGGGCTGGACCGAGATCATCGACCGGTTCGCCGCGACATTCGCAGAGAACGGAGAGGCATGATGCTGCTCGAAGAGAAGGTGGCCGTGATCCACGGCGGCGGGGGATCGATCGGGGCCGCGACCGCGCGGGTGTTCGCGCGCGAGGGCGCCCGGTTGTTCCTGGCCGGTCGCAGCCTGTCGCGACTCGAGGCCGCGGCAACCGCAGCTCGCGAGCTCGGGGCATCCGTCGACATCGCCGTGGTCGACGCGATGGACCAGGCGGCCGTCGACCGGCACGTCGACGAGGTGACGGATGCCGCGGGCCGCATCGACATCGCCCTGAACGCCGTCGGCTTCGACCACGTGCAGGGCCTGCCGATCGCCGAGACCTCGCTCGCCGATTACCTGCACCCCGTCACCGGCTACCTGCGGACGAACTTCGTCACGGCCAAGGCGGTCTCGCGGCCGATGCTCGCGCAGGGCGGCGGCGTGATCCTCACGATCTCGACGCCGGGCGCGCGGCTGACCGGCCGCGGCCTCATCGGCAACGCCGCGCAGAGTGCCGGGCTCGAGGGCTTCTCGCGGGCTCTCGCCGGCGAGCTCGGGCCGGGCGGCGTGCGCGTCGTCTGCGTGCGCCCGCACGCGATGGCCGACGCGTACGACACCTCGTACACGGGGGAGATGTTCGGCCGCATCGCCGCGGCGGGCGGCATCGGCCGCGACGAGTGGCTCGCCGGGCTCGCGGGCACGACGCTGCTCGGCCGGCTGCCGTCGCTCGGCGAGGTCGCGGAGTACCTCGCATTCGCGGCATCCGACCGGGCGCGCTCGATGACCGGCGTGATCTCGAACCTCACGGCCGGGGCGCTCGTCGACTGACCTCGGTCCGGGACGTGCGGCGCGCCGCGCCGGTGCTATCCGAGCGCGATCACGAGGCTCAGCACGGCGAGCACCACGACGATCGGTGTCATCGTGTACCGCTCGGCCCTGCTTCGCGAGACGGCGTTCATCGGGATGCCGAGCACGAAGTATCCGAACACGACCCACATGCCGACCGTCGAGACCACGTCGGAGACGACGTCGATGGCGCCCGCGCGATCGAGTGCGATCACCGCGATCACGGCGTAGATCACGATCGCGATGGCGCTGCCGATGCGCAGTCGTGCGGGCAGCACGCGATGCTGCCCGCCCCACGCGAATCGACCGATCGGCGCTCCGAGGGCGAGCGCGAGCTGGAAGACGGCGAGCACGCCGAGGATCACGCAGAGTGCGATGGCGGCGAGCATGCCGTGAGCCTATCGAGTGACGGGAGCGGGTACGACCGAGGCCCGGTGCGTGGAGCACCGGGCCTCGGTCGTCGGTGTCGCCCGACCGACGGTCGATGCCGCGATCCCGGCTCGGTCTCACCTGGTCTCACGGCCGTGCCGTCGCGGCGGCGGCGGCATTCGTCAGCACCGAGCGAAGGTCGCGCGGCCGCCGGCCGAGTGCCGCGGCCACGCCCCCGGTCGGGAGCACGTTGCGGCCGTCGAAGGTCTCGCGGCAGAGCTCGGTGAGCAGGTTCGCGACGGACTCGCCCTCCTCGGCGGCGACCGCGGCGTGGAACTCGTCGAACTCCATCGGCACGTAGACGATCTCGCGTCCCGTGGTCTCCGACAGGATCGCCGCGACCTCTGCGAACGTGAGCGACTCGGGGCCGGTCACCTCGTGCACGCGGCCCTCGTGCCCCGTGCCCGTGAGCGCCTCGACGGCGACCGCCGCCACGTCGTCGACGTCGATGAACGGCTCTCGCACGTTCCCGGCCGGAAGTGCCAGCACCCCCGTGGTGGCCGCATCGCCGAGCATGCCCTCGGTGAAGTTCTGCGCGAACCAGCTCGCCCGCACGATCGCGGCGGGAACGCTCGAGGCGAGCAGGATGTCCTCGCAGCGACGCGCCCCGTCCTCCCCGCGGCCCGACAGCAGCACGATGCGCTGCACGCCGGCCGCCTCGGCGATCTCGGCGAAGCGGGCGATGGCGGCCTCGGAGCCGGGGGCTGCGAGGTCGGGAACGTAGGCCGCGTACAGCCGGTCGACGCCCTGCAGGGCAGCGGCCCAGTGTTCCGGCTGCTCCCAGTCGAACGCCGGGTTCGTGCCGCGGGCGAGGCGGCGCACGGCGTGGCCGTCCGCCTCGAGGAGGTCGGCGACGCGACGGCCGGTCTTGCCGGTGGCGCCGATGACCGCGAAGTTCTCAGACATGTCCGTGTCCTTTCAGAAGGGTTGATGGGTCCAGCCTCGAACCCCGTTGCCGGACGTGCAATCGCTCAGACGCCGCATTTTTGTGCCGGTCGTCCAGATCTCAGGATCTTCGGCGGAACGGCATGGCACGCTGGACGCATGGTCAACCCGCGCACCCGGGTCGCCGCCGATTCGCTGGGCGACGGCCTGCAGCTGCTCCGATTCACCGGCGCCCTCTACTGCCGCGCCGAGCTCACGGCGCCGTGGGGCGTGGAGTTCCCCGCGCTCGAGGGGTTCATGATGCTGCCGGTCGTGCTCGCCGGCCGGTGCGTGCTCGAGCTCGACGGTGAACGGCACGAGCTCGAGGCGGGCAGTGCCGCGCTCATCACGCGCGGCGCAGCGCACCGACTGCTCAGTGCGGCGGATGCCTCGAGCACACCGCTCTTCGACATCCCCGTCGAGCAGGTGAGCGACACCTACGAGCACATGCGCATCGGGGGAGGCGGCGACCGCACCCTGATCGCGTATGCCGCACTGCAGGTCGACGGTCCGCTCTCCGCACGGATGATCGAGGAGTTGCCCGGCCTCATCAGGATCGACTCGTGGGACGACGGCGAGGCGGGGGCGTTCCAGACCGTGCTGCGGCTGCTCGCGCGGGAGGCGGAGAGCATCCAGCCGGGCGGAGAGGCGGTCATGACGAGCCTCGCCGACGTGCTCGTCGTGCAGGTGCTGCGCTCGTGGTTGCGCACGTCGGATCCGGCGGCGACCGGATGGCTCGCCGCGCTCCGCGACCCGCACGTCGGCCGTGCGCTCGGCCGCATGCACGCCCGCATCGACCACGACTGGACCCTGGTCGAGCTCGCGCAGGAGGCGAACATGTCGCGGTCGGCATTCGCCGAGCGCTTCACCGCCCTCCTCGGCGAACCGCCGATGCGCTATCTCGCGGGCTGGCGTCTGCAGCAGGCCAGGGCGGAGCTCGCGAGCACGAGCGATCCGATCGCGTCGATCTCGCGCCGGGTCGGCTACTCCTCGGAGGCTTCGTTCAGTCGCGCCTTCAAGCGGCACCACGGGTCGACTCCGGGCGACGTGCGACGCGAGGCGCCGCGGTTCGGCCCCGCGGCGCTTCGGCCTGCGCCTTCGCCGGCGCCGCGGAGCTAAGCGCTACTCCGCGTTGCGCGCCACGGTCAGCTCGGCCGACTGGATGACGGCTTCGACCCCGAGCAGGAAGAGTTCTTCGTCCCTCAGGTCGGCGAGCTCGCTGTTGAAGGCCGTGATCAGCGGGAACCTGCGCGGGTCGGCGAGGATCGGACCGTCGAACCACGGCCCGGGTTCGGGGCCGTCGCCGCGTTCGGCGCGTCCGCGTGCGATGCCGGCGGCGCTCGAGAGCACGTGCGAGGCGAGCAGCGCGTAGTGCCGTACGACGTCGTCGCCGGTGAGTCCCGCCTCGGAGAATGCTTCGAGCATGATCTCGATCGCCTCGAGTTCGCCGGGGCCGTGGGTCGTGAGCACGATCGCCTCGGCGCCGATGGCGGGGTGGGCGGAGTAGTGCGTCAGCGTGGAGCGCGAGAGCTGGCGGAGCCGCCCGCGCCAGTCGGACTTCTCGGCGGTGACGGAGGCGACGCTGCGGAGGGTCAACTCGTCGAGGAGCGCCTCCATGAGCTGCTCCTTGCTGCGGAAGTGACGGTAGATCGCCGTCGGGTCGGCACCGAGCTGGGTGCCGAGCTCGCGCACCGAGATCGTGGTCGTCGCGGACGTGGCCGCGAGCTCGAGGCCCGCAGCCACGATCGATTCGCGGTCGAGGCGGGCCCGGCCGGTCGATGCGCGCGCGGCACCGCCGCGGGTGGAGCCTGTCGCTGTCAAATCGCCCTCTTCATCCTCGAAGTTCGAAGTCCATCGTGCCACGCTCCGGGGTTCGGACTGACCTGAGGCGCGCTGGATAACGTCAGCATAACGAATGCGGGCACAATGTTGTCAACACAGTTGACAGCAGCGCTGGAGCGTCGCTAACGTCACCTTCACCAACCCGTTCGACGAGGAAGCGAGGGCGACGTGTCAGCTGCCGATGTGCTGTTCACCGGAGGGGCCGTGTTCACCGGAACCGGCCAACCGATTCAAGGCCACGTCGTGGCCGTCACCGGCGATCGCATCACGGCGGTCGTTCCCGAGGCCGAGGCGCAGGCGCTCATCGGCGAGGGAACGCGGGTCGTCCAGCTCGACGGGGCGCTGCTGAGCCCCGGATTCCAAGACGCGCACGTGCACCCGATCGGGGCGGGCGTCGAGTTGCTCATGTGCAACCTCACCGAGACGGAGAGCGCCGAAGAGGCCGTCGCCGCGGTGAAGGCCTACGCCGACGCCAACCCCGACGAGGCGTGGATCCTCGGCGGCGGATGGTCGATGGACCAGTACCCGGGCGGAGCACCGGTGCGCGCGTTGCTCGACGCGGTCGTGCCCGATCGCCCCGTCGTGCTCTCGAGCCGCGACCACCACAGCGTCTGGGCGAACACCGCGGCCATCACGCTGGCCGGTCTCGACGCCTCGACCCCCGACCCCGTCGACGGGCGCATCGAGCGCGAGGCCGACGGCTTCCCGGCCGGCACGTTCCACGAGGGTGCCGAGCATCTCTTCAACGACGTGCGGCCCGGAGTTGCGGCGGACTTCGCCTACGCCGGACTCCTGCGCGCGCAGGATGAGCTGCTCGCGCTCGGCATCACCGGCTGGCAGGACGCCATGATCGGCAGCATCTCGGGCATCGAGAGCGTCGACGACGTCTACCGCCGCGCGGTCGCCGAGGGCACGCTGCGCGTGCACGTCGTGGGTGCTCAGTGGTGGGAGCGCGACGGCGGCATCGAGCAGGTGGAGCAGATGATCGCGCGTCGCGACGAGCTCGTCGCAGCAGGCACGACCGCTCGATACTCGCTCGGCACGACCAAGATCATGGTCGACGGCG
The sequence above is a segment of the Agromyces hippuratus genome. Coding sequences within it:
- a CDS encoding TetR/AcrR family transcriptional regulator; protein product: MTATGSTRGGAARASTGRARLDRESIVAAGLELAATSATTTISVRELGTQLGADPTAIYRHFRSKEQLMEALLDELTLRSVASVTAEKSDWRGRLRQLSRSTLTHYSAHPAIGAEAIVLTTHGPGELEAIEIMLEAFSEAGLTGDDVVRHYALLASHVLSSAAGIARGRAERGDGPEPGPWFDGPILADPRRFPLITAFNSELADLRDEELFLLGVEAVIQSAELTVARNAE
- a CDS encoding SRPBCC family protein, with protein sequence MTAVVTVSRRIAASAERLFDAWLDPKSLAVWMRRDGSAPSGAVADRRVGGAFAITMHDPNGSFVHAGNYTVIDRPHTLEFTWRSAATHQTDSVVRVTFTPDGDATVVEVRHELLPDAEAVQRHTEGWTEIIDRFAATFAENGEA
- a CDS encoding SDR family NAD(P)-dependent oxidoreductase, whose protein sequence is MMLLEEKVAVIHGGGGSIGAATARVFAREGARLFLAGRSLSRLEAAATAARELGASVDIAVVDAMDQAAVDRHVDEVTDAAGRIDIALNAVGFDHVQGLPIAETSLADYLHPVTGYLRTNFVTAKAVSRPMLAQGGGVILTISTPGARLTGRGLIGNAAQSAGLEGFSRALAGELGPGGVRVVCVRPHAMADAYDTSYTGEMFGRIAAAGGIGRDEWLAGLAGTTLLGRLPSLGEVAEYLAFAASDRARSMTGVISNLTAGALVD
- a CDS encoding amidohydrolase yields the protein MSAADVLFTGGAVFTGTGQPIQGHVVAVTGDRITAVVPEAEAQALIGEGTRVVQLDGALLSPGFQDAHVHPIGAGVELLMCNLTETESAEEAVAAVKAYADANPDEAWILGGGWSMDQYPGGAPVRALLDAVVPDRPVVLSSRDHHSVWANTAAITLAGLDASTPDPVDGRIEREADGFPAGTFHEGAEHLFNDVRPGVAADFAYAGLLRAQDELLALGITGWQDAMIGSISGIESVDDVYRRAVAEGTLRVHVVGAQWWERDGGIEQVEQMIARRDELVAAGTTARYSLGTTKIMVDGVAENQTAAMLTPYRDSHGHDTDNSGLSFVDPAFLKQVVTELDAAGMQVHFHALGDRAVREALDAIEAARAANGPTDGRHHLAHLQIVEESETARFAPLDAVANLQALWATHEDQIDDLTLPFLQDGAEARQYPFGDLVRHGARLAAGSDWPVSSADPMDAIHIAVNRIAPGLDYEPLGGEHQRLDLETAMAAYTSGTAYVNHRDHDTGYIREGYLANLVVLEPNPFSLPQEEIHRATVTSTWIEGTSAFTRTA
- a CDS encoding NAD(P)H-binding protein, with translation MSENFAVIGATGKTGRRVADLLEADGHAVRRLARGTNPAFDWEQPEHWAAALQGVDRLYAAYVPDLAAPGSEAAIARFAEIAEAAGVQRIVLLSGRGEDGARRCEDILLASSVPAAIVRASWFAQNFTEGMLGDAATTGVLALPAGNVREPFIDVDDVAAVAVEALTGTGHEGRVHEVTGPESLTFAEVAAILSETTGREIVYVPMEFDEFHAAVAAEEGESVANLLTELCRETFDGRNVLPTGGVAAALGRRPRDLRSVLTNAAAAATARP
- a CDS encoding AraC family transcriptional regulator translates to MVNPRTRVAADSLGDGLQLLRFTGALYCRAELTAPWGVEFPALEGFMMLPVVLAGRCVLELDGERHELEAGSAALITRGAAHRLLSAADASSTPLFDIPVEQVSDTYEHMRIGGGGDRTLIAYAALQVDGPLSARMIEELPGLIRIDSWDDGEAGAFQTVLRLLAREAESIQPGGEAVMTSLADVLVVQVLRSWLRTSDPAATGWLAALRDPHVGRALGRMHARIDHDWTLVELAQEANMSRSAFAERFTALLGEPPMRYLAGWRLQQARAELASTSDPIASISRRVGYSSEASFSRAFKRHHGSTPGDVRREAPRFGPAALRPAPSPAPRS
- a CDS encoding ArsR/SmtB family transcription factor, whose translation is MGEYQLDTVLSAVADPTRRAILDRLRVSDARVTELAREFPISLNSTSKHIKVLERARLVERHVRGRDHVLSLRAEALGEAVAWMTQYREFWEQRLAALEAFVLADADADGDVDTDTASGAER